A single window of Pseudarthrobacter psychrotolerans DNA harbors:
- a CDS encoding C40 family peptidase — protein sequence MSKAVSANAGTVGRQAAVIAAASGLILSMGLPANAADTTAGVSASTESGSAQTALAVTAAPTATVSFERPVIKTTPAPKVETLRAQSTGSETGAQRAAATEAAASKLADTVSSAAASGLAALAYTGIGHPYLWGGTTPNGWDCSGFTQWVYAQAGISIPRTNAWTVMRPTATPAPGDLVMQNGGAHVGIYVGNGMMISALNPSQGTLLHSVASTGGGSFFTLAP from the coding sequence GTGTCCAAGGCGGTCAGTGCCAATGCCGGGACCGTAGGTCGCCAGGCTGCTGTTATCGCAGCTGCATCAGGTCTGATCCTGAGCATGGGGCTTCCGGCCAACGCCGCGGATACCACCGCCGGCGTTTCCGCCTCCACCGAGTCCGGGTCCGCACAGACGGCACTTGCCGTCACTGCGGCGCCCACGGCTACCGTTTCCTTCGAACGCCCCGTGATCAAAACCACGCCGGCACCGAAGGTTGAGACGCTCCGTGCGCAGTCCACGGGCTCCGAGACCGGGGCTCAGCGTGCTGCCGCAACCGAGGCCGCGGCCTCCAAGCTCGCTGACACTGTCTCCTCCGCTGCCGCTTCGGGTCTGGCAGCACTTGCCTACACCGGTATCGGCCACCCCTACCTCTGGGGCGGCACCACTCCCAATGGCTGGGACTGCTCAGGCTTCACACAGTGGGTCTACGCCCAGGCCGGCATCAGCATTCCCCGCACCAATGCCTGGACCGTCATGCGGCCCACCGCCACACCGGCTCCCGGCGACCTGGTCATGCAGAATGGCGGCGCCCACGTCGGCATTTACGTAGGCAACGGCATGATGATCAGCGCACTTAACCCGTCACAGGGCACGCTGCTCCACTCCGTGGCATCCACGGGCGGCGGATCCTTCTTCACGCTGGCCCCGTAG
- a CDS encoding NlpC/P60 family protein: protein MTTRATVARHRAEVTKTNSLAVIAKAVGDNAGGMGRQAAVIAAASGLVLTSGLAANAADTGVQHEGASASNLEVEVSAPAVISAASTIAISYEKPAVTTAPAPVEAPAPVVEAPAPAKAAATIKVASATPAAPVSASGKGAAILSAAYAQLGVSQDCTMLVTNALAAVGINYHGWPAGYLSLGKTVSAAEAQPGDLIYYADGGAGMAHIAVYAGNGQAVHGGYNGNQTVVSSANVGSGPVFIRVS from the coding sequence ATGACTACACGTGCAACTGTTGCACGGCACCGCGCCGAGGTCACCAAGACCAACTCGCTGGCTGTCATTGCCAAGGCTGTCGGCGACAACGCCGGTGGCATGGGCCGTCAGGCTGCGGTTATCGCTGCTGCTTCCGGCCTTGTCCTGACCAGTGGTCTCGCTGCGAACGCGGCGGACACCGGAGTCCAGCATGAAGGTGCGTCCGCTTCGAACCTTGAGGTTGAGGTTTCGGCTCCGGCCGTCATTTCGGCTGCTTCCACCATTGCCATCTCCTACGAGAAGCCTGCCGTGACCACCGCGCCGGCTCCGGTGGAGGCTCCCGCGCCCGTCGTTGAAGCTCCGGCTCCGGCCAAGGCCGCGGCAACCATCAAGGTGGCGTCGGCAACACCGGCTGCTCCGGTCTCCGCGAGCGGCAAGGGTGCTGCCATCCTGTCTGCTGCTTACGCACAGCTCGGCGTCAGCCAGGACTGCACCATGCTGGTGACTAACGCCCTGGCAGCCGTGGGCATCAACTACCACGGCTGGCCCGCAGGCTACCTGTCCCTGGGTAAGACCGTGAGCGCAGCCGAGGCCCAGCCCGGCGACCTGATCTACTATGCCGACGGCGGCGCGGGCATGGCCCACATTGCCGTATACGCCGGCAACGGCCAGGCAGTGCACGGCGGCTACAACGGCAACCAGACCGTTGTGTCCAGCGCCAATGTTGGCTCCGGACCGGTCTTCATCCGCGTGTCCTAG
- a CDS encoding HNH endonuclease, with protein sequence MRTLVLNAGYEPLAVVTFRRALVLVLTGKASVIAEGEDPVVGPQEILGRPSVILLNRYIRPRYNQSTAVSRRGVLRRDGHRCAYCGKVAHTIDHVQPKSRGGAESWENLVAACLRCNNTKGDHTPAEMGWKLRFVPEPPHGTIWQIKELEKPTPAWDPFLLPERAA encoded by the coding sequence ATGCGCACTCTCGTTCTGAATGCTGGATATGAACCGCTGGCGGTAGTCACCTTCCGCCGGGCGCTGGTGCTTGTGCTCACGGGCAAGGCCAGTGTTATTGCCGAGGGCGAAGATCCCGTGGTGGGACCGCAGGAGATCCTCGGCCGCCCGTCGGTGATTCTCCTGAACCGCTACATCCGCCCCAGATACAACCAGAGCACCGCGGTCAGCCGCCGCGGAGTCCTGCGGCGGGACGGCCACCGGTGCGCGTATTGCGGCAAAGTTGCCCACACCATCGACCATGTGCAGCCCAAATCACGTGGCGGGGCCGAATCCTGGGAGAACCTGGTGGCCGCGTGCCTCCGGTGCAACAACACCAAGGGCGACCACACTCCGGCTGAAATGGGCTGGAAGCTCAGGTTTGTCCCGGAACCGCCGCATGGCACCATCTGGCAGATCAAGGAACTTGAGAAGCCCACGCCGGCCTGGGACCCGTTCCTGCTGCCGGAACGGGCCGCCTGA
- a CDS encoding NTP transferase domain-containing protein produces the protein MDADPLDFDAVILAGGRSSRLGGVPKQSLTYDGDSLLRRSAAAAGGARAAVVVGPEAGEVLAREVPAGFLRCREEPPFGGPAAAIAAGLAALATADGNRPPLTLVLACDMPNVGQAVSALKAALRAAGPPLLDPPLGETRHECYGARNRTAWWRSRRMAVASL, from the coding sequence GTGGACGCTGACCCTCTCGACTTCGATGCCGTCATCCTCGCCGGCGGCCGTTCGTCGCGGCTCGGTGGCGTGCCCAAGCAGAGTCTGACGTACGACGGCGACTCCCTTTTGCGCCGCTCGGCCGCCGCCGCCGGGGGAGCCCGGGCCGCCGTCGTGGTTGGTCCGGAAGCTGGGGAAGTGCTTGCCCGGGAAGTCCCGGCCGGGTTTCTCCGCTGCCGCGAGGAGCCGCCGTTTGGCGGTCCGGCAGCCGCTATTGCAGCGGGGCTCGCAGCCCTCGCCACTGCCGACGGCAACCGTCCCCCGCTGACATTGGTGCTGGCCTGCGACATGCCCAACGTGGGGCAGGCGGTATCGGCGTTGAAGGCTGCGTTGCGTGCAGCAGGACCCCCTCTGCTGGACCCGCCGCTGGGGGAGACTCGGCACGAGTGCTACGGGGCACGGAATCGGACGGCGTGGTGGCGGTCTCGGAGGATGGCCGTCGCCAGCCTCTGA
- a CDS encoding DUF6457 domain-containing protein, which translates to MKSQEETLEEWCRALLQAYELEDVQIDVNTILSLAGVAAHSVVRPAAPLTTFIAGFAAGLATGSGQATNAAAMTAAMDRARTLAADYDAESAGTPVE; encoded by the coding sequence GTGAAAAGCCAGGAAGAGACGCTGGAAGAGTGGTGCAGGGCCTTGCTCCAGGCGTATGAACTGGAGGACGTCCAGATCGACGTCAACACCATCCTGTCGCTGGCCGGTGTGGCAGCCCACTCAGTGGTCCGTCCGGCCGCCCCGCTTACCACCTTCATTGCCGGTTTCGCCGCCGGCTTGGCCACAGGATCGGGACAGGCCACGAATGCCGCCGCCATGACCGCGGCCATGGACCGCGCCCGCACCCTTGCTGCCGACTATGACGCCGAATCCGCCGGGACCCCCGTCGAATGA
- the fdhD gene encoding formate dehydrogenase accessory sulfurtransferase FdhD, with translation MGRVTQRRKVHKYVLDGSPNALDFPVRHREDVLAVEEPLEIRIGALSFSVTMRTPGDDFDLVAGFLVSEGIIWAPEQLVSLRFCAGEDENGVQTFNVVEAQLRPDVELPARGRNVFTSSSCGICGTDSIEAVRKSSHFSPAADPLTVPADVLASLPGRLREAQDVFDVTGGVHAAGLFRITDDGGVQLLCLREDVGRHNAVDKVVGWALRERLLPLSGLVLQVSGRASFELVQKAALAGIPVLAAVSAPSSLAVELAEASGMTLAGFSRGTSLNIYAGQGRITLPAALPAAPVPAEVPGKEPAAVRANVPG, from the coding sequence ATGGGGCGCGTCACGCAGCGCCGCAAGGTGCACAAGTACGTTTTGGATGGCTCGCCGAATGCCCTGGATTTCCCGGTCCGCCACCGCGAGGACGTCCTCGCCGTCGAAGAGCCGCTGGAAATCCGGATCGGTGCACTGTCGTTTTCGGTGACCATGCGGACGCCCGGGGACGATTTTGACCTGGTGGCCGGCTTCCTGGTGTCCGAGGGGATCATCTGGGCTCCGGAGCAGCTGGTGTCGCTGCGGTTCTGCGCCGGCGAGGACGAAAACGGCGTCCAGACCTTCAATGTGGTGGAAGCCCAGCTGCGGCCCGACGTCGAACTCCCGGCCAGGGGACGGAACGTCTTCACCTCAAGCTCCTGCGGTATCTGCGGCACGGACTCGATCGAGGCAGTGCGCAAGTCCTCCCATTTCAGCCCGGCGGCGGATCCCTTGACCGTGCCCGCGGACGTTCTGGCTTCCCTGCCCGGGCGGCTCCGCGAAGCCCAGGACGTTTTTGACGTCACCGGCGGAGTGCACGCCGCAGGCCTCTTCCGCATAACGGACGACGGCGGTGTGCAGCTCTTGTGCCTCCGCGAGGACGTGGGACGCCACAACGCCGTGGACAAGGTGGTGGGCTGGGCCCTGCGGGAGCGGTTGCTTCCGCTGAGCGGGCTGGTCCTGCAGGTCTCGGGCCGCGCGTCGTTTGAACTCGTCCAGAAAGCAGCGTTGGCGGGCATTCCCGTGCTGGCGGCGGTGAGCGCGCCGTCGAGCCTTGCCGTGGAGCTGGCCGAGGCCAGCGGCATGACCCTGGCAGGATTCAGCCGGGGCACTAGCCTGAATATCTACGCCGGACAGGGCAGGATCACGCTGCCCGCCGCGCTGCCCGCCGCGCCGGTTCCTGCAGAGGTCCCCGGGAAGGAACCCGCAGCGGTCCGAGCGAACGTACCGGGATAA
- a CDS encoding glycoside hydrolase family 38 C-terminal domain-containing protein, with translation MHDDRRITEVRLDRFVRERIIPAVYTRTVPLNLSSWDAPGEPVSVMEALRNNFEPQEHGAAWGKPWGTKWLRLQGDVPEAWGTGPDTAVEIVVDLGFINEAPGFQCEGIAWRPDGTIIKAISPRNQYIPLKLLGSGMSVDFYVEAAANPDMAQGWTFAATPYGDKATAGTAPQYRLGRIAIAELNQTVWELQQDIWTLAGLMHELPPEQPRRHEILRALERMMDRMDPDDVPGTAAAGRAALAEVLSRPAYASAHQLVATGHAHIDSAWLWPVRETIRKCARTFSNVVALMDEDPGFVFSCSSAQQLAWMKEFYPELFGRIREKVKAGQFVPVGGMWVESDTNMPGGEAMARQFIEGKNFFLDEFGVECREAWLPDSFGYSAALPQIVKSAGSRWFLTQKISWNQVNRMPHHTFNWEGIDGTRLFTHFPPVDTYNAELNGRELAHAERNFRDHGRGNTSLVPFGYGDGGGGPTREMLAAASRTADLEGSPRVRVGSAESFFTRAEEEYSSLPVWVGEMYLELHRGTYTSQAQTKRGNRRSEHLLREAELWCATAAVRGTDSFEYPAAELKRLWRLVLLQQFHDILPGSSIAWVHQDAERNYAAISASLESLIGQAAAALLGKGSRTFLLNAAPHARNGVPALAAAEPSPAGQPVQATAADGGYVLDNGIIRAVLDADGLLASLTDYATGREAIAPGARGNLLELHRDTPNQWDAWDIDEFYRRNVTALTAVQAIRLEHAGPSAVVVVDRVAGSSPVTQRITLDAGSGSLTITTAVEWQESEKLLKLGFPLDVRADSSASETQFGHVFRPTHVNTSWEAAKFEICAHRWIHVAEPGYGVAISNAATYGHDVTRSVRDSDGGTTTSVRLSLLRAPKFPDPTADRGHQELTVTIRPGAGIAEAVEEGYRTNLVPRLVTGARGAEPLFSVDNPALVIEAVKLAEDGSGDVVVRLYESLGQRSAGVLTANFPVKDVQATDLLERATDAPGVKPASAHGAVELSLRPFQLVTLRFAQ, from the coding sequence TTGCATGACGACCGCCGGATCACCGAAGTCCGCCTGGACCGGTTTGTCCGCGAGCGGATCATTCCCGCCGTTTACACCCGCACCGTCCCGCTGAACCTGAGCAGCTGGGATGCGCCCGGCGAACCGGTGTCCGTGATGGAAGCGCTGCGGAATAACTTCGAGCCGCAGGAACACGGTGCCGCCTGGGGCAAGCCGTGGGGCACCAAATGGCTGCGCCTGCAGGGCGACGTCCCGGAGGCCTGGGGCACGGGCCCGGACACCGCCGTCGAAATCGTGGTGGACCTTGGCTTCATCAACGAAGCCCCCGGCTTCCAGTGCGAGGGAATCGCCTGGCGACCTGACGGCACCATCATCAAGGCCATTTCGCCCCGGAACCAGTACATTCCCCTGAAGCTCCTGGGCAGCGGCATGTCCGTTGACTTCTACGTTGAAGCGGCCGCCAATCCGGACATGGCGCAAGGCTGGACCTTCGCCGCCACACCCTACGGGGATAAGGCAACGGCAGGCACCGCACCGCAATACCGGCTGGGCAGGATCGCCATCGCCGAACTCAACCAGACGGTCTGGGAACTCCAGCAGGACATCTGGACCCTCGCCGGGCTGATGCATGAACTCCCCCCGGAGCAGCCGCGGCGCCATGAGATCCTCCGTGCGCTGGAGCGCATGATGGACCGGATGGATCCCGACGACGTCCCCGGCACCGCCGCGGCCGGTCGGGCAGCCCTGGCCGAGGTCCTCTCCCGGCCCGCTTACGCTTCGGCCCACCAGCTGGTGGCTACCGGCCACGCCCACATCGACTCCGCCTGGCTCTGGCCGGTGCGCGAAACCATCCGCAAATGTGCCCGGACGTTCTCCAACGTGGTGGCCCTGATGGATGAGGATCCGGGCTTTGTGTTCTCCTGCTCCTCAGCCCAGCAGCTGGCCTGGATGAAGGAGTTCTACCCCGAACTTTTCGGCCGGATCCGCGAGAAGGTCAAGGCCGGGCAGTTCGTCCCGGTGGGCGGCATGTGGGTCGAGTCGGACACCAACATGCCCGGCGGCGAGGCCATGGCCCGGCAGTTCATTGAGGGCAAGAACTTCTTCCTCGACGAGTTCGGCGTCGAATGCCGCGAAGCCTGGCTCCCGGATTCGTTCGGCTATTCCGCGGCCCTGCCCCAGATCGTCAAGTCGGCCGGCAGCCGCTGGTTCCTCACGCAGAAGATCTCGTGGAACCAGGTCAACCGCATGCCGCACCACACCTTCAACTGGGAAGGCATTGACGGCACCCGGCTGTTCACGCATTTCCCGCCCGTTGACACCTACAACGCTGAGCTCAACGGACGCGAACTGGCGCACGCAGAGCGGAACTTCCGCGACCACGGTCGCGGCAACACCTCGCTCGTACCGTTCGGCTACGGCGACGGCGGCGGTGGGCCGACCCGCGAAATGCTGGCTGCCGCCAGCCGCACCGCAGACCTTGAAGGTTCACCCAGAGTCCGCGTGGGTTCCGCCGAGAGTTTCTTCACCCGGGCGGAGGAAGAGTATTCCTCCCTGCCCGTCTGGGTGGGGGAGATGTACCTGGAACTCCACCGCGGCACGTACACCAGCCAGGCCCAGACCAAACGCGGCAACCGGCGCAGCGAACACCTGCTCCGCGAGGCCGAACTCTGGTGCGCCACGGCAGCTGTCCGCGGCACCGATTCCTTCGAGTACCCGGCCGCCGAGCTGAAGCGGCTCTGGCGGCTGGTGCTCCTGCAGCAGTTCCACGACATCCTGCCCGGCAGTTCCATCGCCTGGGTCCACCAGGACGCCGAACGTAACTACGCCGCCATCAGCGCCAGCCTCGAATCCCTCATTGGACAGGCGGCGGCCGCGCTCCTCGGCAAGGGGTCGCGGACCTTCCTGCTCAACGCCGCACCGCACGCGCGCAACGGGGTTCCGGCCTTGGCAGCCGCAGAGCCTTCGCCGGCCGGCCAGCCGGTTCAGGCAACCGCTGCGGATGGCGGTTATGTGCTGGACAACGGCATCATCAGGGCGGTCCTGGACGCCGATGGCCTGCTTGCCTCCCTGACCGACTACGCCACGGGACGCGAGGCCATCGCTCCCGGAGCGCGCGGAAACCTGCTGGAACTGCACCGGGACACGCCCAACCAGTGGGACGCCTGGGACATCGATGAGTTCTACCGCCGCAACGTCACAGCCCTCACGGCGGTGCAGGCCATCCGGCTGGAGCACGCCGGACCCAGTGCGGTTGTGGTGGTTGACCGGGTTGCCGGCTCGTCACCGGTCACCCAGCGGATCACGCTGGATGCCGGCAGCGGCTCCCTCACCATCACCACCGCCGTTGAATGGCAGGAGAGCGAGAAGCTGCTTAAGCTGGGCTTCCCGCTGGACGTCAGGGCGGACAGCTCCGCTTCGGAGACCCAGTTCGGCCATGTCTTCCGTCCCACCCACGTCAACACCTCGTGGGAGGCTGCCAAGTTCGAGATCTGCGCGCACCGCTGGATCCACGTGGCCGAGCCCGGCTACGGCGTCGCGATTTCCAATGCGGCCACCTACGGACACGATGTCACCAGGAGCGTGCGGGATTCCGACGGCGGGACCACCACTTCGGTGCGTCTCTCCCTGTTGCGCGCACCGAAGTTCCCGGACCCGACGGCGGACCGGGGCCACCAGGAACTGACCGTGACCATCCGGCCCGGCGCCGGAATCGCCGAAGCTGTGGAGGAGGGGTACCGCACCAACCTTGTACCCCGGCTGGTGACGGGCGCCCGCGGTGCGGAGCCGCTGTTCTCGGTGGACAACCCGGCCCTCGTCATCGAGGCGGTCAAGCTTGCCGAAGACGGGTCGGGCGATGTTGTGGTCCGTCTCTATGAGTCCTTGGGGCAGCGGTCCGCAGGCGTACTCACGGCCAACTTCCCGGTTAAGGACGTCCAGGCCACGGATCTGCTGGAGCGGGCCACCGACGCCCCGGGCGTCAAACCCGCTTCAGCGCACGGGGCGGTGGAGCTTTCGCTGCGTCCGTTCCAGCTGGTGACCCTGAGGTTCGCACAGTAA
- a CDS encoding LLM class flavin-dependent oxidoreductase, with product MSPEQNHQDLLERARLADQVGLHHFGVGEHHRADYSVTSPSTVLAAVAAQTKLHGISNESRRAVVLQRAREDNSGSGGPAADDQPLNRSMNQITARSGAHTSSLR from the coding sequence GTGTCCCCGGAACAGAACCACCAGGACCTCCTGGAGCGGGCCCGACTCGCCGATCAGGTGGGCCTCCACCACTTCGGCGTGGGCGAGCACCACCGGGCGGACTATTCGGTGACGTCGCCGTCCACGGTGCTGGCCGCCGTCGCCGCGCAGACCAAGCTTCATGGCATTTCAAACGAGTCTCGTCGAGCCGTTGTACTGCAGAGGGCGCGGGAGGACAATAGCGGCAGCGGCGGACCCGCCGCCGACGATCAACCTCTGAATCGCAGCATGAATCAGATAACGGCGCGATCCGGAGCGCATACCTCCTCGCTTCGATGA
- a CDS encoding alpha/beta hydrolase, whose amino-acid sequence MASHVDIDGHPTWVDDRGGPGVPLLLLHGGLSNSDELLKSIGPGLAERFRVVAFDRRGHGYTADTDAGFHYADMATETIRVLEEVVGGPAHLVGWSDGGIVALLVALKRPDLVHKLVVIGANYHYDGVVPFEMDPQSPLVQELSNAYIERSPDGAEHLEVAFSKTFAMFGSEPTLTTADIAQFTRPVLVVVGDDDVVTFPHTVSLYEALPEGQLAVVPGTSHALPLEQPDVLAGLILNFLAAAEPPHTLIPIHRARPPG is encoded by the coding sequence ATGGCCAGCCATGTGGATATTGACGGGCACCCAACGTGGGTCGATGACCGGGGCGGTCCCGGCGTACCGCTCCTCCTGTTGCACGGCGGCCTGAGCAACAGCGACGAGCTGCTCAAAAGCATTGGGCCAGGTCTCGCGGAGCGTTTCCGCGTTGTCGCATTCGATCGCCGTGGCCATGGCTACACCGCGGACACCGATGCCGGGTTCCACTATGCGGACATGGCGACCGAGACCATTCGGGTGCTCGAGGAGGTAGTCGGCGGCCCGGCCCATCTCGTGGGGTGGAGTGACGGTGGGATCGTTGCGCTTCTCGTCGCGCTCAAGCGGCCCGATCTGGTGCACAAGCTTGTTGTCATTGGTGCGAACTACCACTACGACGGCGTCGTGCCCTTTGAGATGGATCCGCAGTCGCCGCTTGTACAGGAATTGAGCAACGCCTACATCGAACGATCGCCCGACGGAGCCGAGCACCTGGAAGTCGCCTTCAGCAAGACTTTCGCGATGTTCGGTTCGGAGCCGACGCTCACGACAGCGGACATCGCGCAATTCACCCGACCGGTGCTCGTCGTGGTTGGTGACGACGACGTGGTCACATTCCCCCACACCGTCTCGCTGTACGAAGCTCTGCCCGAAGGCCAGCTCGCCGTAGTACCCGGAACATCCCACGCGCTCCCCTTGGAACAACCGGATGTCCTCGCCGGCCTCATCCTCAATTTCCTGGCCGCAGCCGAGCCGCCCCACACGCTCATTCCCATACACCGAGCACGGCCACCCGGCTGA
- a CDS encoding ABC-F family ATP-binding cassette domain-containing protein produces MTATLVAKDLSGGHDHRTLFDKLSLTVAPGDVVGVVGANGAGKSTLLRLLAGVDQPLGGSVSLAPADAFVGWLPQEHERVAGETVAGYIARRTGCAQATVEMESTAEALGSGAPGADDAYSLAFDRWMASGAADLDERIPPVLADLGLDTGADAPMTGLSGGQAARVALAALLLSRFDVVLLDEPTNDLDLAGLAKLEAFVQGLRGGVMLVSHDREFLARCVTTIVELDLAQNSVAVYDGGYDAFLEERAVARRHAREKFEEFASTKADLVSRARTQREWSSQGVRNAMKKSPDNDKIRRAASTESSEKQAQKVRQMESRISRLDVVEEPRKEWQLQFTIGQAPRSSAVVATLRDAVVKQGSFTLGPVNLQLNAGERIGITGPNGAGKSTLLRLLLGVQAPDAGNAAMGASVAIGEIDQARGLLAGSLFLADAVEAVLTDLTPAEVRTLLAKFGLKADHTTRPVDSLSPGERTRAALALLQARGVNLLVLDEPTNHLDLPAIEQLEEALESYEGALLLVTHDRRLLENVRLDVRWNVDNGTVTELMADATGQQR; encoded by the coding sequence ATGACTGCAACCCTTGTTGCCAAAGACCTTTCCGGCGGCCACGACCACCGGACACTCTTCGACAAACTTTCCCTTACGGTGGCCCCCGGCGATGTAGTGGGTGTGGTGGGCGCCAACGGCGCCGGCAAGTCCACCCTGCTGCGCCTGCTGGCCGGCGTGGACCAGCCCTTGGGCGGCAGCGTCAGCCTCGCCCCGGCGGATGCCTTTGTGGGCTGGCTGCCCCAGGAACACGAGCGCGTGGCCGGCGAGACCGTGGCCGGCTACATCGCGCGCCGGACCGGCTGCGCCCAGGCGACCGTGGAGATGGAGTCCACCGCGGAGGCTTTGGGCTCCGGCGCACCGGGAGCCGATGATGCCTACTCCCTGGCCTTTGACCGGTGGATGGCTTCCGGCGCGGCAGACCTAGACGAACGAATCCCGCCCGTCCTGGCCGACCTCGGCCTGGACACCGGCGCAGACGCTCCCATGACCGGGCTTTCCGGCGGCCAGGCCGCCCGCGTGGCCCTTGCGGCCCTGCTGCTGAGCCGGTTCGATGTTGTGCTGCTGGACGAGCCCACCAACGACCTTGACCTGGCCGGCCTGGCCAAGTTGGAAGCCTTTGTCCAGGGCCTGCGCGGCGGTGTGATGCTGGTGTCCCATGACCGCGAGTTCCTGGCCCGTTGCGTTACCACCATCGTGGAACTGGATCTGGCGCAGAATTCCGTGGCAGTCTACGACGGCGGCTACGACGCCTTCCTGGAGGAACGCGCCGTGGCGCGGCGCCACGCGCGGGAAAAGTTCGAGGAGTTCGCCTCCACCAAGGCAGACCTGGTCTCCCGTGCCCGGACCCAGCGCGAGTGGAGCTCCCAGGGTGTGCGGAACGCCATGAAGAAGAGCCCGGACAATGACAAGATCCGCCGGGCCGCCAGCACAGAGTCATCGGAAAAGCAGGCACAGAAGGTCCGGCAGATGGAATCCAGAATTTCCCGGCTGGACGTGGTGGAGGAGCCGCGGAAGGAATGGCAGCTGCAGTTCACCATAGGCCAGGCACCCCGCTCCAGTGCGGTGGTGGCCACCCTGCGTGACGCCGTCGTGAAGCAGGGAAGCTTCACCCTGGGCCCGGTGAACCTGCAGCTCAACGCGGGGGAGCGGATCGGCATCACCGGCCCCAACGGAGCCGGCAAGTCGACGCTGCTTCGCCTGCTCCTGGGCGTGCAGGCGCCCGACGCCGGGAACGCGGCCATGGGTGCCTCGGTGGCCATCGGCGAGATTGACCAGGCCCGCGGACTGCTGGCCGGGAGCCTCTTCCTTGCCGACGCCGTCGAAGCAGTGCTCACGGACCTGACGCCGGCGGAGGTCCGCACCCTGCTGGCCAAGTTCGGGTTGAAAGCGGACCACACCACACGCCCGGTGGATTCGCTGTCGCCGGGGGAACGCACCCGCGCCGCCTTGGCACTGCTGCAGGCACGCGGGGTGAACCTGCTGGTGCTGGACGAACCCACCAACCACCTGGACCTGCCCGCCATTGAGCAGCTGGAAGAGGCCCTGGAAAGCTACGAGGGCGCGCTGCTGCTGGTGACGCACGATAGGAGGCTGCTGGAGAACGTGCGGCTGGATGTACGGTGGAATGTGGACAACGGAACGGTAACTGAACTGATGGCAGACGCAACGGGGCAACAGCGATGA